In one Alosa alosa isolate M-15738 ecotype Scorff River chromosome 14, AALO_Geno_1.1, whole genome shotgun sequence genomic region, the following are encoded:
- the hs3st1 gene encoding heparan sulfate glucosamine 3-O-sulfotransferase 1 gives MAAFLLGLLLLVAQSPPVPSRPTDRDDHASPSSHAPLQVAIDDLSPLNDSSLPSAHPNGTLQQLPNLVIIGVRKGGTRALIEMLSLHSAVAAAQNEVHFFDWESHFQRGLPWYLTQMPFSFPGQMTVEKTPAYFTSAKVPERVWRVIPDVKLLLILRDPTERVLSDYTQVYYNRLQKHKRLQPIESVLLKDGEINLGYRALNRSLYYQHMENWLRYFPLERIHVVDGDQLIRDPLPEMKQVERFLELEPQINASNFYFNKTKGFYCLRDHGRERCLHDSKGRAHPHVDPSILQKLFRYFHEPNRKFFELVGRTFDWN, from the coding sequence ATGGCGGCCTTCCTTCTCGGGCTGCTCCTCCTCGTCGCCCAGTCACCTCCTGTGCCGTCCAGGCCCACGGACCGTGACGATCATGCGTCCCCCTCCTCCCATGCCCCCCTGCAAGTCGCCATTGATGACCTGTCCCCCCTCAATGACTCCTCGTTGCCATCGGCACACCCCAACGGCACGCTCCAGCAGCTGCCCAACCTCGTCATCATCGGCGTGCGAAAGGGCGGCACGCGGGCGCTCATCGAGATGCTGAGCCTGCACAGCGCGGTGGCCGCCGCCCAGAACGAGGTGCACTTCTTCGACTGGGAGAGCCACTTCCAGCGGGGCCTGCCCTGGTACCTAACCCAGATGCCCTTCTCCTTCCCGGGCCAGATGACTGTGGAGAAGACCCCTGCCTACTTCACCTCCGCCAAGGTCCCCGAGCGCGTGTGGCGCGTGATCCCCGACGTGAAGCTGCTGCTGATCCTGCGCGACCCCACCGAGCGCGTGCTCTCGGACTACACCCAGGTCTACTACAACCGGCTGCAGAAGCACAAGCGACTGCAGCCCATTGAGTCGGTACTCCTCAAGGACGGGGAGATCAACCTGGGCTACCGGGCCCTCAACCGCAGCCTCTACTACCAGCACATGGAGAACTGGCTGCGCTACTTCCCCCTGGAGCGCATCCACGTGGTGGACGGGGACCAGCTGATCAGGGACCCTCTGCCCGAGATGAAGCAGGTGGAGCGCTTCCTGGAGCTGGAGCCGCAGATCAACGCCTCCAACTTCTACTTCAACAAGACCAAGGGCTTCTACTGCCTGCGAGACCACGGCAGGGAGCGCTGTCTGCACGACTCCAAGGGCCGGGCACACCCGCACGTGGACCCCAGCATCCTGCAGAAGCTCTTCCGCTACTTTCACGAACCCAACCGCAAGTTCTTTGAGCTGGTGGGCAGGACGTTCGACTGGAATTGA